In Scleropages formosus chromosome 10, fSclFor1.1, whole genome shotgun sequence, a single genomic region encodes these proteins:
- the mab21l1 gene encoding putative nucleotidyltransferase MAB21L1: protein MIAAQAKLVYHLNKYYNEKCQSRKAAISKTIREVCKVVSDVLKEVEVQEPRFISSLNEMDNRFEGLEVISPTEFEVVLYLNQMGVFNFVDDGSLPGCAVLKLSDGRKRSMSLWVEFITASGYLSARKIRSRFQTLVAQAVDKCSYRDVVKMVADTSEVKLRIRDRYVVQITPAFKCTGIWPRSAAHWPLPHIPWPGPNRVAEVKAEGFNLLSKECYSLNGKQSSAESDAWVLQFAEAENRLLLGGCRKKCLSVLKTLRDRHLELPGQPLNNYHMKTLVSYECEKHPRESDWDENCLGDRLNGILLQLISCLQCRRCPHYFLPNLDLFQGKPHSALENAAKQTWRLAREILTNPKSLEKL, encoded by the coding sequence ATGATCGCGGCTCAGGCCAAGCTGGTGTACCACCTCAACAAATACTACAACGAGAAATGCCAGTCGAGGAAGGCGGCCATCTCCAAGACGATCCGCGAGGTGTGCAAGGTGGTGTCCGACGTGCTCAAGGAGGTGGAGGTGCAGGAGCCGCGCTTCATCAGCTCCCTCAACGAGATGGACAACCGCTTCGAGGGTCTCGAGGTCATCTCGCCCACCGAGTTCGAGGTGGTGCTCTACCTCAACCAGATGGGGGTCTTCAACTTCGTGGACGACGGCTCGCTGCCCGGCTGCGCCGTGCTCAAGCTCAGCGACGGCCGCAAGAGGAGCATGTCCCTCTGGGTGGAGTTCATCACGGCCTCCGGCTACCTGTCGGCGCGCAAGATCCGCTCCCGCTTCCAGACGCTGGTGGCGCAGGCGGTGGATAAGTGCAGCTACCGGGACGTGGTGAAGATGGTGGCGGACACGAGCGAGGTGAAGCTGCGCATCAGGGACCGCTACGTGGTGCAGATCACGCCCGCCTTCAAGTGCACGGGCATCTGGCCGCGCAGCGCGGCGCACTGGCCCCTGCCGCACATCCCGTGGCCGGGGCCCAACCGCGTGGCCGAGGTCAAGGCCGAGGGCTTCAACCTGCTCTCCAAGGAGTGCTACTCGCTCAACGGCAAGCAGAGCTCGGCCGAGAGCGACGCCTGGGTGCTGCAGTTCGCCGAGGCCGAGAACCGCCTGCTGCTGGGCGGCTGCAGGAAGAAGTGCCTGTCGGTGCTGAAGACGCTGCGCGACCGACACCTGGAGCTGCCCGGACAGCCGCTCAACAACTACCACATGAAGACGCTCGTGTCGTACGAGTGCGAGAAGCACCCGCGCGAGTCGGACTGGGACGAGAACTGCCTGGGCGACCGGCTCAACGGCATCCTGCTGCAGCTCATCTCGTGTCTGCAGTGCCGTCGGTGCCCGCACTACTTCCTGCCCAACCTGGACCTGTTCCAGGGCAAGCCGCACTCGGCGCTCGAGAACGCGGCCAAACAGACGTGGAGACTGGCGCGGGAGATCCTCACAAACCCCAAGAGCCTGGAGAAGCTCTGA